A stretch of Carya illinoinensis cultivar Pawnee chromosome 14, C.illinoinensisPawnee_v1, whole genome shotgun sequence DNA encodes these proteins:
- the LOC122293857 gene encoding AP2/ERF and B3 domain-containing transcription factor At1g50680-like translates to MEEDASSMISCAKMNVVEETSDSNNTIYTLQPSNKRMRVAHDSNTSFAKFKGVVPQHNGHWGAQIYANHQRIWLGTFRSEKEAAMAYDSAAIKLRSGDSHRNFPWTEQTAQEPKFQTHYSSEAVLNMIRDGSYPSKFAAFLRTQSQSNEIGISLKQTRIVHGDGQFSCSKLFLKELTPSDVGKLNRLVIPKKYAIRYFPYICESTVEDNKDGDNCGAAVDDVELVFYDKQMKSWKFRYCYWRSSQSFVFTRGWNKFVKEKKLKANDIITFYTCESADKAKEGETFCLIDIIYNGEGTKNCLVEGMDDHEAQVELELNLGKRNIVSYKNISDDEYKRSNKEEKVLMMSGSVVDITHNHVDKKGIRLFGVHIIGDNII, encoded by the coding sequence ATGGAAGAAGATGCTTCGAGCATGATTTCATGTGCCAAAATGAATGTGGTTGAAGAAACTTCAGATTCAAACAACACTATTTACACATTGCAGCCAAGCAACAAGCGCATGAGAGTAGCACATGACAGCAACACCTCCTTCGCAAAATTTAAAGGTGTCGTGCCTCAGCACAATGGACATTGGGGTGCACAAATATATGCTAACCATCAGAGGATTTGGCTAGGCACATTTAGATCAGAAAAGGAAGCAGCCATGGCTTATGATAGCGCTGCAATCAAGCTTCGGAGTGGGGACTCACACAGAAACTTTCCATGGACAGAACAGACTGCTCAAGAGCCAAAGTTCCAGACCCATTACAGCTCAGAAGCTGTGTTAAACATGATTAGGGATGGGTCCTATCCCTCCAAATTTGCTGCTTTTCTTCGTACACAATCTCAAAGCAACGAAATTGGAATCAGTCTCAAGCAAACAAGGATAGTGCATGGAGATGGACAGTTTTCATGCAGCAAACTTTTTCTAAAGGAATTGACACCAAGCGATGTGGGTAAGCTTAATAGACTTGTCATCCCAAAAAAATACGCAATCAGGTATTTTCCTTACATTTGCGAAAGTACTGTGGAAGATAACAAAGATGGTGATAATTGCGGCGCTGCCGTAGATGATGTCGAGTTGGTATTCTACGACAAGCAAATGAAGTCGTGGAAATTTCGATATTGCTATTGGAGGAGTAGCCAAAGTTTTGTATTCACAAGAGGCTGGAATAAATTcgtgaaggaaaagaaattgaaggcGAATGATATCATCACATTTTATACATGTGAAAGTGCCGATAAGGCAAAAGAGGGTGAAACATTTTGTTTGatagatataatttataatggGGAAGGAACAAAGAATTGTTTGGTTGAGGGGATGGATGATCATGAGGCGCAGGTGGAATTAGAATTAAACTTGGGCAAAAGAAATATTGTTAGCTACAAAAATATAAGCGACGACGAGTACAAAAGATCTAATAAGGAAGAAAAGGTACTGATGATGAGTGGATCAGTCGTGGATATAACCCACAATCATGTGGATAAAAAAGGTATTAGGCTTTTTGGTGTACATATTATTGGAGATAATatcatttga